In Arthrobacter sp. SLBN-83, one DNA window encodes the following:
- a CDS encoding DUF3592 domain-containing protein, protein MTSPQTMNKKPKSLLQRVGNVLLAAVLMLVGPALMVTSYQQVDADEELARTGVQVSGTITYFSDARKASNRDITVEYVAADGVTRYANAAVDHEQHPSVGEQVTVAYSEQDPNQAIVLGYESKGEFLGGVGLILTAIFTTLGVIIIVTGLRRRRRDEVRSSSMRGNVAES, encoded by the coding sequence GTGACAAGTCCCCAAACCATGAACAAAAAGCCCAAGTCGCTCCTGCAACGCGTAGGGAATGTGTTGCTCGCCGCCGTGCTGATGCTGGTGGGGCCTGCCCTGATGGTGACCAGCTATCAGCAGGTGGACGCCGACGAAGAGCTTGCCCGCACCGGCGTCCAGGTCTCCGGAACCATCACCTACTTTAGCGACGCCAGGAAGGCATCGAACCGGGACATCACGGTGGAATACGTGGCGGCCGACGGAGTGACCCGATACGCCAATGCAGCGGTGGATCATGAGCAGCACCCATCCGTTGGCGAGCAGGTCACCGTCGCGTACAGCGAACAAGACCCAAACCAAGCAATCGTGCTCGGCTACGAAAGCAAAGGCGAGTTCCTCGGCGGTGTAGGCCTGATCCTGACGGCGATCTTTACAACGCTTGGTGTCATCATCATCGTCACCGGGCTGAGGAGGAGACGGCGGGACGAAGTCCGCAGCTCCAGCATGCGCGGCAATGTGGCAGAGTCGTGA
- a CDS encoding three-helix bundle dimerization domain-containing protein: protein MECNEEQHAVVSVINTLACKFPGRSRTDIEDAVCEEYSAFNSGPVRTMVPALVERAAIKRLQGIRV from the coding sequence ATGGAGTGCAATGAAGAACAGCACGCTGTGGTGTCGGTTATCAACACCCTTGCCTGCAAATTCCCGGGACGCTCCAGGACTGACATTGAGGACGCAGTCTGCGAAGAGTATTCAGCCTTCAACTCGGGTCCGGTGCGGACGATGGTCCCCGCGCTGGTCGAGCGAGCAGCCATCAAGCGACTGCAAGGCATCCGCGTCTAG
- a CDS encoding 3-hydroxyacyl-CoA dehydrogenase → MPSIKTLTVLGTGVLGSQIAFQAAFHGFVVTAYDVDEDALAKARDRFTRLAGIYRAQVAGASEGKTEAALANLRLTADLRDAVVDADLVIEAVPELLELKRDVYRKLAELAPAKTIFATNSSTLLPSDLKDFTGRPDRFLALHYANNIWAQNIAEVMGTAETDPAVYAAVVDFARNSGLEPIEIRKEKAGYVLNSLLVPLLNAAAGLLLQGVADPHTIDKTWRIATGAPSGPFQIYDVVGLTTAYNIASASPDAGSQAFAEHLKEHYIDQGKLGVASGEGFYKY, encoded by the coding sequence CTTCCAGGCCGCATTCCACGGTTTCGTGGTCACCGCATATGACGTCGACGAGGACGCCCTTGCCAAAGCGCGGGACCGTTTCACCCGCCTCGCCGGCATCTACCGGGCACAGGTAGCCGGCGCCTCAGAGGGCAAGACCGAAGCAGCCCTGGCGAACCTCCGCCTCACCGCAGACCTCAGGGACGCCGTCGTCGACGCGGACCTTGTGATCGAAGCCGTTCCCGAACTGCTGGAACTCAAACGTGACGTCTACCGCAAGCTCGCGGAGCTGGCGCCCGCCAAAACCATCTTCGCGACCAACTCGTCCACCCTGCTGCCCAGCGACCTGAAAGACTTCACCGGACGCCCGGACCGCTTCCTGGCCCTGCACTACGCCAACAACATCTGGGCGCAGAACATCGCCGAGGTCATGGGCACCGCCGAAACCGATCCGGCGGTATACGCCGCCGTCGTCGATTTTGCCCGGAACAGCGGGCTGGAACCGATCGAGATCAGGAAGGAGAAGGCTGGCTACGTCCTGAACTCGCTGCTGGTTCCGCTACTGAACGCGGCCGCCGGACTGCTGCTGCAGGGCGTCGCCGACCCGCACACCATTGACAAGACCTGGCGCATCGCCACGGGGGCGCCGAGCGGACCGTTCCAGATCTACGACGTCGTCGGCCTCACCACGGCGTACAACATCGCCTCGGCCTCGCCGGATGCCGGTTCGCAGGCGTTCGCCGAGCATCTGAAGGAGCACTACATCGACCAGGGCAAGCTGGGCGTCGCCTCGGGGGAGGGCTTCTACAAGTACTGA